A region of the Bradysia coprophila strain Holo2 unplaced genomic scaffold, BU_Bcop_v1 contig_232, whole genome shotgun sequence genome:
GGCTGGTGAGTGATGATATAGCTCGTAAATTTTAAACTGAGATTAGATAAATGATACGAGCAAATACCTACGTGTTAGACCGAAACATCGTATCGCATTGTTTGCGTGCTTTGGATTTGGAGAGCATTAGTAAGCTTTAAGCTTCTTTAGGATTCCATTAAAAATTAGAACATTTCGGTGGAATACAAAGACGCttaaagctttcgaaagctatTTAAAAGCAAAAACGCAATCGCATTTGTGTCTTCGTTTATaaagagctttcgaaagctttaaacttcttttgtattccattgaaaaatttcacttttcaaatGGTATCCAAAGCTCGCAAATCCTATGTAAAGCACACTCTCAATGCGATACAAGTATTACATGATTTTATCGAACATGCAACTGAAGAGTCATTTAGCTGGTTTTTGAAGGTGTATGCAAGGTGTATGGAAGGTTCAACAAGTGTTCGGacgaaattacattacctAACACCAGCGACAGCGTAATTCAGTGTTGCGCTCACCATAAACGAATTGGAGGTCATCATTTTCGTGGTAATGTTTCGGACACCATGCGGCAGTGCCAAATAAATGGCTTCGTTCGGCAAACGTTCGCTGAAATCCCACACAACGAAACCCTTTCCCGTCGATCCAAGCAGCATCGTATCGTCCTTGTCGAGTTTCAACTGTAAAAGTTGTTCCTTTTCATCGTCCATGTATCGTGGCAGAGACTTAACTTGTTGCCAAGCTGTACCGGCCGACTCGGATTCTATGTACTCGAACTGGACTACCTGGAAAATGGAATAATTCGTACGGTGAGCAGTGAATGATTCATGATTCATTCATTCGATGTCGAAGTACCTCGCAGTTATCCGGCGACGGGCAACAGTAAATTATATTCCATTTAGCATCAAACACTAGTGTGTTGTAAAAGTCAACAGTAGCGACATTTTCCGATCCCGTATAAGTTGTTAGTCGAAGCCGGGGATCGTTAATGGAACCGGTCCAGAACATTAGATGATAAAATTCATTGTCCCGGATTTTCATGGCTGCAATAGATTGTGTGGGGTTGATGTAATGTTGCGACACATTTTCGTGTGACTAAAATTACCTAAAATCTCCCATTCGTCGGTGACGAACGTGATTTCCTTTATATCGATAAAGTTTCCTCTCATATCCAATCGTGCCAGTTTCCGCTTAGTGTTGACGAATAAACTGTAAATCGAGGTCGAGAGGGAATATGCTCAttcgttttcaatatttaaaatgaactTCTTACTTTTGGTTTAGCAGATAGATCCCAGTAACATCGTCCGTCTCCTCGAACGGATTGTTAATTATCACAAATTCACTGGACAACATATTGAGCAGAACACTCTGttcgtgaaaaaaaaaatggtttactTGCTGGCAGATGTAGCTAAGCTCTGAGGAAGAGGAAATGAAGCACAGGAGAAGAGGAAAATATGGAGACAAGAAGCATTCAAGGAAAGGTTGAACAGAGCCCAAAGCAATTTGATTTACATTAAAGAGCAAAACTTACTTGATTATTGTTGGTATACGCAGCAGCCCATTTATTATCCGGGCTTAAGACCAGCTGCTGCATAATACCTTCGATGCCCGGATTTACATCCCTGGTCAAATCTGAAGTGGACAAATCCCACGTAATGAACCGCGTTGAAATCGAGACCATGTACCGTAAATCATTTGTCAGGGCAAATCCGAACACGGCGAACTGATGTCCTTCCAGAGAATACTAAAAAAAGTCTTCGATTGAACCGAATTCAACCAGAACCAGTGCAAAATATACTTTCAAAGGACCACCGGGTGTGTGAAGGCAATGATTCAACGGAATCAATGAGCAATGCTTCGGCCCGCTGTTATCACATGCGTTCagcaacatttttatattggCATTGCCACCGATTTCCGGTAACAGACGTCCAACCAACTGCGGTGCTAGCATATTGGGATAAATTGCTAAAATGGCACCGCCGAGGCGAAGAGCATCGGCAACCAACATCAGTTCTCGTCTTGAATCTTTGTCGTCCGTGTTGATTGACGCATCCTCGAAATCAGCTAGTACAGCTTGGAGTGGACAGCTAGACAATTTGGCATGCAGCCAATCATAGTTGAAGAGAACATTTTCGTACAAGTCTTGAAAGCGACGTGACCGTACGAGATGGTAAGGAAGTTCACCAAACTAAGtttggaagaaaaatttatttgttgggGCAAGAGCGTCGAATGACAGTCATTTACTTTGCGGAGATTGTATCGTGATATTGTCCCTTCTTTATTGGTAAATGCTAATGGTTGCACTGGCACCTTACGATCTGCTGAACCTTCTTTTTCGGTTAGattaaatctgaaaatcaTTGGCAAATGGTAAAAAGTGTCAACTACTCGAATGTCAGTTCATCCGGCAAGCAAAAATCATTCTCTTCGAACTACCTATGTCGCTGGATTTCCGTAAATTTGAACGGCTTCGGCTTACCACCGCCCcatattcccaaataatagTCAGCAATGGACGAGTGGAAATACGTTGCCATGTTCATATTCTTGAAGTATCGTTCACGTGCCGTGTCGCGGAATTGTCGATGGTACCAGTTCATAACGTTGACACCATCCGCTTCACGTTCGCTCAAATAGTTGGGCAAATCGTTTCGTATACGTGTCCACAGCAGTGGCGGTATTCGACGAACCGGCGGTAAATGGTATTGGTAGACATCGTCTAGCACTTTGTCGTCAAGTGATATCAGATCTTCCAGTTCACTTTCGGATAGACCGGACTTGGCTGCAGTTATGTAGGCCAATGCGTGGAATACCAAAATGCGACCATGCTAAATCATGAAGGAGTAGAGAAGTAATGTTTGATCTTTCTATGGTCTCTGTggttttgtgtacctgtttctCGATTCTCTCGAATAGCATCATGATGGAGTCCATGACTGTCGATGCTAAATGGGTTTCTTGCGGTCTCGTATAACTTCTCCAGCGGCAGATTTCAGCGAAAActaatttcacgaaaattggcAATGAGCATTTCGCGATTGCATTTGAAACTAGTCGCCATTGATAGTTGTTCAAGTCACGGCAAGCCGTCTTCATCCACATcctttaatcaaaaaaatcaaaataattttttggttcaatcaAATATGTGGAGTGGAGGCTATGCAAGTTAGCAGGATTGGTATCTGATTCTTACTTAATAACATTCATCGCCAGATCTTCGCCTAATGCTGTAacttcaacgaaattttcgtCAATATCTATCATTCTACGCAGCAGGTGATATTCTCTCGATACTGTTGGATTCGCTTCTTCGTTCGCGCATGTCACTATAATCTGGTCATTCAAAAGAACTTTTCAGTGTTGGTCGGTGCATGCAGatgtttgaaattgaaaatgttatttcacCTTGCAATTCGGTGGCATTCTAGTCGGTAGCCACGATACCTTATCCTGTGCGCCGGTCAATTGATCAACCGAATCCAGGAAAAGGAACAAAGGTTGGTTGACTGATGCATACGTTAGGAGTTGTTTAAAGTGTGCGGTCAATGGAACAAGATCGTCGGGAATGTTCTCGAATGGAAGCATAAAATTGTAGGATATCTGTCGATTAAGGTGGTCGTGAGTTACactttttgttatgaaatttCAACAGGCACGGACTGGCGATTCCCGAAAGACCCTTcggatttttgtataaaatttgttaattttgagGCTTTTAAAAATGAGCTGTTGCTCGTGAGTAGTCAGTCCGGCCCTGCATTACAGGCCACTCACTTGCTGACAAATGGAAATTAGTGTAGGAGTCAGAGCACTTGAATCAGGTGTCGTTCCCAAAAAACGGACAATGCTGATCGGCTTTACATGACTGAACCAATCCGTCAGCGATAGCGATGCACTTTTAGCTAACAGTGATGTCTTACCACAACCTCCCTCTGAAATACAACTGGTAATTAAGTACTGCAAAGCGGAACCAATTTCCGGTTTTCATTATTGCATTACCGCCATACAGTACCAACGGCTTCTCCGATTCATTCGTCATATATTGATGGATGTGAATCAAACTTTCCTCGCGCCCATAAAACACTTTAACGGAATTATTGCAGGCGTGCAAATGTTGCAGTATTTCCGTCACAATTTGACCTTGCGCACTGGAGTCTTCTTTGCGCATCGCACGGTCGACCAGCTTGACAATGTTTTTGTAGAAATGGGCGATGAAGTGATTCAAATATTCATCATGGGTTTCGGTATCCAATCCTTCGCGACCGATCCACTCAACAGTGTATCTGAAATGGGAAGTAGTTTTCGTCAAACCGAATTCATGGACACTGTCTTATGGTGGACGTCATTCACGAACGGCCTTACTTTTGCATATTTGtcgattcgattttattcGGCAGTCGCTCGTCTCTCAAGTTTGCTAACAGCTTTGATGACTCAGTGTCCAAACTTCTATTGATAATATCAACGAACAGAGACGCTTTCTTCAGATTCTGCAGATTAATGTTGTTGATATAACGTACATAAGCCAGGCAATGGTTCTTGGTGTTTCGAACATTCAGAATTCCATTTATAACTTCCCGTTCAGTAACTGAAAAACTTGCAATTTCAAATAACGTTTTCTATAATCACAACCAACCACTGTCCCATACCAGACATGAAGTAATTGTGCATCAGTTCCTTATCAAATTTATTCGCTGCCTGCAAAGATGCGGCAGACTTTCGTAAAAGTTTTTGCATTTTGTTCAACGTATCCCACCAAATGGCTTGGTCTTCTGCTTGTAGTTTCGGTACTCTCTGTGAACGTAGTATTAAGACACGTTTAAGAGCTAAACCGTTTTCTGAACGAACTCACTTTATTGTTAAAGTTGATTAAAATGGAAGAGATTGGCTGTAACACACTGATCGGTGGCACCGCATTACTATCCTTTTTATACCATGTATCCAACAGTACACCGTCGATTCCTAATGCCGTCAGTTCATCCCTTAACAGTTGCAATTCCGATGACAAAATGTACGTCGGAATAGGTCGATACCCGTACTTCTGTCCCAGAAAGACCACAAAATTCGGACCCATCGACAATCTTtgacaattttcgatttccttCATGCACAATTCGGTGGTCATGTGATCGTCTGTGGCCTCGTCTCGAACGCCCCATCTCATGTCGACCACTTGAAATTCCAATCCATGTTTTTCCCTGCAATAGTCTTTAATCCGTGGGTAACACTTAGCCATGAGTGTGTTACGTTCCATTGTTGTATCTGGTGgtcaaacacatttttttcgagTTGGGGATGATGTTGGAacgaacaatttttaaattgttacCTGTGAACGTTGAACTGGTGAAAATGCGAACGATTTTCGAACTAACCGGAGGCAAAGACTCCAGCGAGCCAGCGAATATCAGATCAACCGTTCGATCATCCATTTTCCGACAGGTTCACCAATGAACTGAATGAAAATTGGCGAAACGTAAATGAGGTTCTTTGgtgaaaatcaaaacaatgCGGGAAGGTCATTTTCTCCCAGTATTTTTagaatgaaattgtttgatCGATAACTTAAGTTTCTGGCGGCGTGCTAGTCAT
Encoded here:
- the LOC119076566 gene encoding NACHT and WD repeat domain-containing protein 2 — its product is MDDRTVDLIFAGSLESLPPVSSKIVRIFTSSTFTDTTMERNTLMAKCYPRIKDYCREKHGLEFQVVDMRWGVRDEATDDHMTTELCMKEIENCQRLSMGPNFVVFLGQKYGYRPIPTYILSSELQLLRDELTALGIDGVLLDTWYKKDSNAVPPISVLQPISSILINFNNKRVPKLQAEDQAIWWDTLNKMQKLLRKSAASLQAANKFDKELMHNYFMSVTEREVINGILNVRNTKNHCLAYVRYINNINLQNLKKASLFVDIINRSLDTESSKLLANLRDERLPNKIESTNMQKYTVEWIGREGLDTETHDEYLNHFIAHFYKNIVKLVDRAMRKEDSSAQGQIVTEILQHLHACNNSVKVFYGREESLIHIHQYMTNESEKPLVLYGEGGCGKTSLLAKSASLSLTDWFSHVKPISIVRFLGTTPDSSALTPTLISICQQISYNFMLPFENIPDDLVPLTAHFKQLLTYASVNQPLFLFLDSVDQLTGAQDKVSWLPTRMPPNCKIIVTCANEEANPTVSREYHLLRRMIDIDENFVEVTALGEDLAMNVIKMWMKTACRDLNNYQWRLVSNAIAKCSLPIFVKLVFAEICRWRSYTRPQETHLASTVMDSIMMLFERIEKQHGRILVFHALAYITAAKSGLSESELEDLISLDDKVLDDVYQYHLPPVRRIPPLLWTRIRNDLPNYLSEREADGVNVMNWYHRQFRDTARERYFKNMNMATYFHSSIADYYLGIWGGGKPKPFKFTEIQRHRFNLTEKEGSADRKVPVQPLAFTNKEGTISRYNLRKFGELPYHLVRSRRFQDLYENVLFNYDWLHAKLSSCPLQAVLADFEDASINTDDKDSRRELMLVADALRLGGAILAIYPNMLAPQLVGRLLPEIGGNANIKMLLNACDNSGPKHCSLIPLNHCLHTPGGPLKYSLEGHQFAVFGFALTNDLRYMVSISTRFITWDLSTSDLTRDVNPGIEGIMQQLVLSPDNKWAAAYTNNNQSVLLNMLSSEFVIINNPFEETDDVTGIYLLNQNLFVNTKRKLARLDMRGNFIDIKEITFVTDEWEILAMKIRDNEFYHLMFWTGSINDPRLRLTTYTGSENVATVDFYNTLVFDAKWNIIYCCPSPDNCEVVQFEYIESESAGTAWQQVKSLPRYMDDEKEQLLQLKLDKDDTMLLGSTGKGFVVWDFSERLPNEAIYLALPHGVRNITTKMMTSNSFMVSATLNYAVAGVRKSLYVWCLQTRQLMKVLDAHFGRIIQLESLTIGNWNSVITSSIDRSVKIWNINNIFEQVHVIDRHELPIDTISLSQTDLAVTVTRGCVGVWEIRSGRLLSKLADNHLGAIVTHAEITPDGKHIVSSETGKILVWNRVSEQVLYRDDQPGIQQIKFLDHGEKVLSISCANVNKTCDDDSGLLALAQVRSLPEGVLLFSFEYSFRMIPGIPFRQAVVSSDGSYIIVVSVDKGMKDCIAIYNATTGNYLHKVAFKGCSIKEVITIVPLPHKPSQVAVISSEKGSIFDIKSKRHIRSILKWGGSCTKDGKFGLYAPPRGGLELLELRKGTTVKTYIPKVAEGVFTVICMFTEGDEYVLYYHSGKKTLRVFRTSDTQMIANYRMQAELTAIKSTTDGKGLVLGTIDGCLSVLAIADPQNTEIFKYLADLPSRDEQWKKKLAKAKARIRFKATIRITRLCIRLYCNCESRLKQESNAAKQQKEV